Proteins from a single region of Antechinus flavipes isolate AdamAnt ecotype Samford, QLD, Australia chromosome 2, AdamAnt_v2, whole genome shotgun sequence:
- the CDAN1 gene encoding codanin-1 isoform X1, producing the protein MAAVLEALLREEVTATATVRWLARGARGAEDAPGEAAALAPLEPLRKEFVPFLLNFLREQSSRALPQGPPTPAKTPGASAGRPGGSGAARGSGRGVRSQLFPASAEPPVASFGEPPLARRGGGGRKKGPVRERGGRGAGGPEEGGSGDSPPWGGGWKPRGSSSPSPSLSPAESLNLSNLEEFPPVGSVPSGPTGRMKPSRRINPTRVSTERSLSKPKTCFTSPPISQAPSSHPSALDNSPWGLDLPLGCSSLQEEREMLRKERFKLLHQPPTPTSSTLESSLPVPSRTGSLTPEPADPGKVSCQQRLELVAIVYSSCITENLVPSLFLELFFVLQLLTVRRMIGVEDDLGLSPGGPLKRPLFQNIHDCVFFAVQVLEHQFQVLSHLDKGTLKLLAENERLLCFSPTLQGRLRDAYEGSTAKVSLLLSPPAQAVSFQPETDNRANFSSDRAFHTFKKQRDVFYEVLREWEDRHEEPGWDFEKGLGNRIRSMMSQLSAASSHSHFVRLFQKQLLQMCQSPSGAGGMALGEAPDPDVLSMLGADKLGRLRRLQERLVAPQSSSGPCPPPSFPGWQGFFRDFILSASSFQFNQHLMDSLSLKIRELNDLALPQHEPSDEDGESDVDRQDERRQFASVLLSLRLLAKFLGFVAFLPYRSPEPPPTRELQDSALALRNQVPPVLDVLTLLQQGLQNHQAVLTIPWLVEFLSFVDHIAPLLDYYQSVFSLLLQLYRNLILSEESKRRMCFLNKLLLLAVLGWLFQIPTLPEDLFFLAENQSDTMEGATVALVQGLDMMPVVDQQLLYTCCPFIGELRKLLASWVSGSSGRSGGFVRKITPTSTTALGPQTPRTSQGLQAELAQAFFHNQPPSLRRTVEFVAERIGSNCIKHIKATFVADLVRQAESRLQEQLGEQEQEGGPPVQLLEALCDQICPEGTRALTQGREFCKKKGPEAVRVLLPEETSPAVLRSAEDIAVGLAMEKACAWLSANITALIRREVKAAMSRTFRAQGPDVTAQGERRGCSRACEHHAPLPSHLISEIKDVLALTVGPRDPEEGITPEQLESLLRQLRETLQCRQFLCPISEQQLAKCSVELASFLVADRVPTLGPPAPHRLEKGEARELLQMLLSLWHEDFQVPVPLQLLLSPRSVGLLADTRPREWDLLLFLLRGLVDRGLMGRVEIEGCLRSLHQATWPEDFSEELATLSCLFLAEPQVPGPRLRACELMRPPRGTVLAQS; encoded by the exons ATGGCGGCCGTTTTGGAGGCGCTACTGCGGGAGGAGGTGACGGCGACGGCCACCGTGCGGTGGCTAGCGCGCGGAGCCCGAGGCGCGGAG gACGCTCCCGGGGAGGCGGCCGCTCTGGCGCCCCTCGAGCCGCTACGGAAGGAATTCGTGCCCTTCTTGCTGAACTTCCTGCGCGAGCAGAGCAGCCGCGCCCTCCCCCAGGGTCCCCCGACCCCGGCCAAAACTCCTGGGGCCTCAGCGGGGCGGCCAGGGGGCTCCGGGGCAGCGCGGGGAAGCGGCCGCGGGGTGCGAAGCCAACTCTTCCCGGCCTCGGCCGAGCCCCCAGTTGCCTCCTTCGGGGAGCCCCCGCTAGCCCGCCGAGGAGGGGGCGGGAGAAAGAAGGGGCCAGTCCGGGAAAGGGGGGGTCGCGGTGCGGGGGGACCTGAAGAGGGGGGGAGCGGAGACAGCCCGCCCTGGGGAGGGGGCTGGAAGCCCAGGGGCTCGAGCAGCCCCAGTCCCAGCCTCTCTCCTGCCGAATCCCTGAATCTCAGCAACCTGGAGGAGTTTCCCCCCGTGGGCTCCGTGCCTTCTGGCCCCACCGG CAGGATGAAACCTTCCCGGAGGATCAATCCAACGAGGGTGAGCACAGAGCGATCTCTCTCCAAGCCCAAGACCTGCTTCACCTCACCCCCAATCAGCCAGGCCCCAAGTTCCCATCCCTCAGCCTTGGACAATAGTCCTTGGGGCCTTGACCTTCCCCTAGGGTGCAGCAGTCTACAGGAGGAGCGGGAGATGCTTAGGAAGGAGCG ATTCAAGCTGCTACATCAGCCACCTACCCCAACCAGTTCTACCCTAGAATCTAGTCTTCCTGTTCCCAGTCGAACAGGGAGCCTTACACCAGAACCTGCAGACCCTGGCAAGGTTTCCTGTCAGCAGAGGTTGGAGTTAGTAGCCATTGTCTATTCATCCTGTATCACTG AAAATCTGGTCCCAAGTCTCTTCTTGGAGCTGTTTTTTGTTCTTCAACTGCTTACTGTCCGACGAATGATTGGTGTTGAAGATGACCTGGGACTCAGCCCTGGGG GTCCCCTCAAGAGGCCACTATTCCAGAATATCCATGACTGTGTGTTTTTTGCAGTACAGGTTTTGGAGCATCAGTTCCA GGTTCTCTCCCACCTGGACAAAGGGACATTGAAGCTGCTAGCTGAGAATGAGCGCCTGCTTTGCTTCTCTCCTACTTTGCAGGGCCGGCTCCGGGATGCCTATGAAGGCAGTACTGCTAAG GTCTCTCTGCTGCTATCACCCCCTGCCCAAGCTGTCTCCTTTCAGCCAGAAACGGACAACCGTGCAAACTTCTCTAGTGACCGGGCCTTTCATACTTTCAAGAAACAGAG GGATGTATTTTATGAGGTACTCCGGGAATGGGAAGATCGGCATGAAGAGCCTGGCTGGGATTTTGAGAAAGGCTTAGGCAATAGGATCAG ATCCATGATGAGTCAACTTTCTGCAGCCTCCAGTCACAGCCATTTTGTTCGACTTTTTCAGAAACAGCTTCTTCAG ATGTGTCAGAGCCCTTCAGGTGCTGGAGGAATGGCTTTGGGTGAAGCCCCTGACCCAGATGTATTAAGCATGCTAGGAGCTGACAAGCTGGGAAGGCTTCGCCGTCTGCAGGAGCGACTGGTGGCTCCTCAGAGTAGTAGTGGACCCTGTCCACCACCTAGCTTTCCTGGCTGGCAAGGCTTTTTCCGTGACTTCATCTTAAGTGCCAGCAG CTTTCAATTTAATCAGCACCTGATGGACAGTCTGAGTTTGAAGATCCGAGAACTAAATGATCTTGCCCTACCCCAGCATGAACCCAGTGATGAGGATGGGGAGTCTGATGTGGACCGGCAG GATGAAAGAAGGCAGTTTGCCTCAGTGTTATTGAGTCTTCGTCTTCTGGCCAAGTTCCTGGGCTTTGTGGCATTTCTTCCTTATCGGAGCCCTGAGCCACCCCCAACTCGTGAGCTACAAGACTCGGCCTTGGCCCTTAGGAACCAG GTGCCTCCTGTGCTGGATGTGCTAACTTTGCTGCAGCAGGGTTTACAGAACCACCAGGCTGTGCTCACCATACCCTGGTTGGTGGAGTTCCTCTCCTTTGTTGACCACATTGCTCCGTTACTGGACTATTACCAGAGTGTCTTTTCTCTCCTGCTTCAATTATACCG GAACCTGATCCTATCAGAAGAGAGTAAAAGAAGAATGTGTTTTTTGAACAAACTGCTACTCCTTGCTGTGCTGGGATGGCTTTTTCAG ATTCCTACGCTTCCAGAAGACTTGTTCTTTTTAGCAGAAAATCAGTCAGATACCATGGAAGGAGCTACAGTAGCTTTGGTGCAAGGTTTG GACATGATGCCTGTTGTGGATCAGCAACTTCTCTACACCTGCTGCCCCTTCATTG GAGAACTACGGAAGCTGCTCGCCTCTTGGGTGTCTGGTAGCAGTGGACGGAGCGGGGGCTTTGTTCGGAAAATTACCCCAACCTCAACTACTGCCCTAGGACCTCAGACCCCCAGAACATCCCAAGGACTTCAG GCAGAGTTAGCCCAAGCCTTCTTCCACAACCAACCGCCTTCTCTTCGAAGGACTGTGGAATTTGTTGcagaaagaattggatccaaTTGCATCAAACACATTAA GGCAACTTTTGTGGCAGACCTAGTACGGCAAGCAGAATCACGTTTGCAAGAGCAACTTGGGGAGCAAGAACAGGAAGGGGGACCCCCAGTCCAGCTTTTGGAGGCACTGTGTGACCAGATCTGCCCAGAGGGGACACGAGCATTGACCCAGGGGCGAGA ATTTTGCAAAAAGAAGGGCCCTGAGGCTGTGCGGGTGCTGCTGCCAGAGGAGACTTCCCCAGCC GTCCTGAGGAGTGCAGAGGATATTGCTGTAGGGCTCGCAATGGAGAAGGCCTGTGCTTGGTTATCAGCCAACATCACAG CTCTGATTCGCAGGGAGGTGAAAGCCGCCATGAGCAGAACATTCCGAGCGCAGGGTCCTGATGTAACTGCccagggggagaggaggggctgCTCCCGCGCCTGTGAGCACCatgctcccctcccctcccacctcATCTCCGAGATCAAA GATGTGCTTGCCCTCACTGTGGGGCCCCGGGATCCCGAGGAAGGGATTACCCCAGAACAGCTGGAGAGCCTTCTGCGGCAGTTGAGGGAGACCCTTCAGTGCCGGCAG TTCCTTTGCCCAATCTCTGAGCAGCAGCTTGCAAAGTGCTCTGTGGAATTGGCCTCTTTTCTTG TTGCTGATCGAGTCCCAACCTTGGGGCCCCCAGCCCCACACAGGTTGGAAAAGGGGGAAGCCCGAGAGCTTCTGCAGATGCTCCTTTCTCTCTGGCATGAGGACTTCCAAGTACCTGTTCCACTGCAGCTGCTGCTCAGTCCAAGAAGTGTGGGGCTTCTGGCAGATACACGGCCTAGAGAG TGGGACTTGCTACTGTTCTTGCTTCGGGGACTGGTGGATCGGGGTCTGATGGGAAGGGTGGAGATAGAAGGCTGCTTGAGGAGTCTCCACCAGGCTACCTGGCCTGAG GACTTCTCCGAGGAGCTAGCAACACTGTCTTGCCTATTTCTGGCTGAGCCACAGGTGCCAGGACCCCGCTTAAGAGCTTGTGAGTTGATGAGACCACCCCGTGGGACTGTACTAGCCCAGAGTTAA
- the CDAN1 gene encoding codanin-1 isoform X2 — MAAVLEALLREEVTATATVRWLARGARGAEDAPGEAAALAPLEPLRKEFVPFLLNFLREQSSRALPQGPPTPAKTPGASAGRPGGSGAARGSGRGVRSQLFPASAEPPVASFGEPPLARRGGGGRKKGPVRERGGRGAGGPEEGGSGDSPPWGGGWKPRGSSSPSPSLSPAESLNLSNLEEFPPVGSVPSGPTGMKPSRRINPTRVSTERSLSKPKTCFTSPPISQAPSSHPSALDNSPWGLDLPLGCSSLQEEREMLRKERFKLLHQPPTPTSSTLESSLPVPSRTGSLTPEPADPGKVSCQQRLELVAIVYSSCITENLVPSLFLELFFVLQLLTVRRMIGVEDDLGLSPGGPLKRPLFQNIHDCVFFAVQVLEHQFQVLSHLDKGTLKLLAENERLLCFSPTLQGRLRDAYEGSTAKVSLLLSPPAQAVSFQPETDNRANFSSDRAFHTFKKQRDVFYEVLREWEDRHEEPGWDFEKGLGNRIRSMMSQLSAASSHSHFVRLFQKQLLQMCQSPSGAGGMALGEAPDPDVLSMLGADKLGRLRRLQERLVAPQSSSGPCPPPSFPGWQGFFRDFILSASSFQFNQHLMDSLSLKIRELNDLALPQHEPSDEDGESDVDRQDERRQFASVLLSLRLLAKFLGFVAFLPYRSPEPPPTRELQDSALALRNQVPPVLDVLTLLQQGLQNHQAVLTIPWLVEFLSFVDHIAPLLDYYQSVFSLLLQLYRNLILSEESKRRMCFLNKLLLLAVLGWLFQIPTLPEDLFFLAENQSDTMEGATVALVQGLDMMPVVDQQLLYTCCPFIGELRKLLASWVSGSSGRSGGFVRKITPTSTTALGPQTPRTSQGLQAELAQAFFHNQPPSLRRTVEFVAERIGSNCIKHIKATFVADLVRQAESRLQEQLGEQEQEGGPPVQLLEALCDQICPEGTRALTQGREFCKKKGPEAVRVLLPEETSPAVLRSAEDIAVGLAMEKACAWLSANITALIRREVKAAMSRTFRAQGPDVTAQGERRGCSRACEHHAPLPSHLISEIKDVLALTVGPRDPEEGITPEQLESLLRQLRETLQCRQFLCPISEQQLAKCSVELASFLVADRVPTLGPPAPHRLEKGEARELLQMLLSLWHEDFQVPVPLQLLLSPRSVGLLADTRPREWDLLLFLLRGLVDRGLMGRVEIEGCLRSLHQATWPEDFSEELATLSCLFLAEPQVPGPRLRACELMRPPRGTVLAQS, encoded by the exons ATGGCGGCCGTTTTGGAGGCGCTACTGCGGGAGGAGGTGACGGCGACGGCCACCGTGCGGTGGCTAGCGCGCGGAGCCCGAGGCGCGGAG gACGCTCCCGGGGAGGCGGCCGCTCTGGCGCCCCTCGAGCCGCTACGGAAGGAATTCGTGCCCTTCTTGCTGAACTTCCTGCGCGAGCAGAGCAGCCGCGCCCTCCCCCAGGGTCCCCCGACCCCGGCCAAAACTCCTGGGGCCTCAGCGGGGCGGCCAGGGGGCTCCGGGGCAGCGCGGGGAAGCGGCCGCGGGGTGCGAAGCCAACTCTTCCCGGCCTCGGCCGAGCCCCCAGTTGCCTCCTTCGGGGAGCCCCCGCTAGCCCGCCGAGGAGGGGGCGGGAGAAAGAAGGGGCCAGTCCGGGAAAGGGGGGGTCGCGGTGCGGGGGGACCTGAAGAGGGGGGGAGCGGAGACAGCCCGCCCTGGGGAGGGGGCTGGAAGCCCAGGGGCTCGAGCAGCCCCAGTCCCAGCCTCTCTCCTGCCGAATCCCTGAATCTCAGCAACCTGGAGGAGTTTCCCCCCGTGGGCTCCGTGCCTTCTGGCCCCACCGG GATGAAACCTTCCCGGAGGATCAATCCAACGAGGGTGAGCACAGAGCGATCTCTCTCCAAGCCCAAGACCTGCTTCACCTCACCCCCAATCAGCCAGGCCCCAAGTTCCCATCCCTCAGCCTTGGACAATAGTCCTTGGGGCCTTGACCTTCCCCTAGGGTGCAGCAGTCTACAGGAGGAGCGGGAGATGCTTAGGAAGGAGCG ATTCAAGCTGCTACATCAGCCACCTACCCCAACCAGTTCTACCCTAGAATCTAGTCTTCCTGTTCCCAGTCGAACAGGGAGCCTTACACCAGAACCTGCAGACCCTGGCAAGGTTTCCTGTCAGCAGAGGTTGGAGTTAGTAGCCATTGTCTATTCATCCTGTATCACTG AAAATCTGGTCCCAAGTCTCTTCTTGGAGCTGTTTTTTGTTCTTCAACTGCTTACTGTCCGACGAATGATTGGTGTTGAAGATGACCTGGGACTCAGCCCTGGGG GTCCCCTCAAGAGGCCACTATTCCAGAATATCCATGACTGTGTGTTTTTTGCAGTACAGGTTTTGGAGCATCAGTTCCA GGTTCTCTCCCACCTGGACAAAGGGACATTGAAGCTGCTAGCTGAGAATGAGCGCCTGCTTTGCTTCTCTCCTACTTTGCAGGGCCGGCTCCGGGATGCCTATGAAGGCAGTACTGCTAAG GTCTCTCTGCTGCTATCACCCCCTGCCCAAGCTGTCTCCTTTCAGCCAGAAACGGACAACCGTGCAAACTTCTCTAGTGACCGGGCCTTTCATACTTTCAAGAAACAGAG GGATGTATTTTATGAGGTACTCCGGGAATGGGAAGATCGGCATGAAGAGCCTGGCTGGGATTTTGAGAAAGGCTTAGGCAATAGGATCAG ATCCATGATGAGTCAACTTTCTGCAGCCTCCAGTCACAGCCATTTTGTTCGACTTTTTCAGAAACAGCTTCTTCAG ATGTGTCAGAGCCCTTCAGGTGCTGGAGGAATGGCTTTGGGTGAAGCCCCTGACCCAGATGTATTAAGCATGCTAGGAGCTGACAAGCTGGGAAGGCTTCGCCGTCTGCAGGAGCGACTGGTGGCTCCTCAGAGTAGTAGTGGACCCTGTCCACCACCTAGCTTTCCTGGCTGGCAAGGCTTTTTCCGTGACTTCATCTTAAGTGCCAGCAG CTTTCAATTTAATCAGCACCTGATGGACAGTCTGAGTTTGAAGATCCGAGAACTAAATGATCTTGCCCTACCCCAGCATGAACCCAGTGATGAGGATGGGGAGTCTGATGTGGACCGGCAG GATGAAAGAAGGCAGTTTGCCTCAGTGTTATTGAGTCTTCGTCTTCTGGCCAAGTTCCTGGGCTTTGTGGCATTTCTTCCTTATCGGAGCCCTGAGCCACCCCCAACTCGTGAGCTACAAGACTCGGCCTTGGCCCTTAGGAACCAG GTGCCTCCTGTGCTGGATGTGCTAACTTTGCTGCAGCAGGGTTTACAGAACCACCAGGCTGTGCTCACCATACCCTGGTTGGTGGAGTTCCTCTCCTTTGTTGACCACATTGCTCCGTTACTGGACTATTACCAGAGTGTCTTTTCTCTCCTGCTTCAATTATACCG GAACCTGATCCTATCAGAAGAGAGTAAAAGAAGAATGTGTTTTTTGAACAAACTGCTACTCCTTGCTGTGCTGGGATGGCTTTTTCAG ATTCCTACGCTTCCAGAAGACTTGTTCTTTTTAGCAGAAAATCAGTCAGATACCATGGAAGGAGCTACAGTAGCTTTGGTGCAAGGTTTG GACATGATGCCTGTTGTGGATCAGCAACTTCTCTACACCTGCTGCCCCTTCATTG GAGAACTACGGAAGCTGCTCGCCTCTTGGGTGTCTGGTAGCAGTGGACGGAGCGGGGGCTTTGTTCGGAAAATTACCCCAACCTCAACTACTGCCCTAGGACCTCAGACCCCCAGAACATCCCAAGGACTTCAG GCAGAGTTAGCCCAAGCCTTCTTCCACAACCAACCGCCTTCTCTTCGAAGGACTGTGGAATTTGTTGcagaaagaattggatccaaTTGCATCAAACACATTAA GGCAACTTTTGTGGCAGACCTAGTACGGCAAGCAGAATCACGTTTGCAAGAGCAACTTGGGGAGCAAGAACAGGAAGGGGGACCCCCAGTCCAGCTTTTGGAGGCACTGTGTGACCAGATCTGCCCAGAGGGGACACGAGCATTGACCCAGGGGCGAGA ATTTTGCAAAAAGAAGGGCCCTGAGGCTGTGCGGGTGCTGCTGCCAGAGGAGACTTCCCCAGCC GTCCTGAGGAGTGCAGAGGATATTGCTGTAGGGCTCGCAATGGAGAAGGCCTGTGCTTGGTTATCAGCCAACATCACAG CTCTGATTCGCAGGGAGGTGAAAGCCGCCATGAGCAGAACATTCCGAGCGCAGGGTCCTGATGTAACTGCccagggggagaggaggggctgCTCCCGCGCCTGTGAGCACCatgctcccctcccctcccacctcATCTCCGAGATCAAA GATGTGCTTGCCCTCACTGTGGGGCCCCGGGATCCCGAGGAAGGGATTACCCCAGAACAGCTGGAGAGCCTTCTGCGGCAGTTGAGGGAGACCCTTCAGTGCCGGCAG TTCCTTTGCCCAATCTCTGAGCAGCAGCTTGCAAAGTGCTCTGTGGAATTGGCCTCTTTTCTTG TTGCTGATCGAGTCCCAACCTTGGGGCCCCCAGCCCCACACAGGTTGGAAAAGGGGGAAGCCCGAGAGCTTCTGCAGATGCTCCTTTCTCTCTGGCATGAGGACTTCCAAGTACCTGTTCCACTGCAGCTGCTGCTCAGTCCAAGAAGTGTGGGGCTTCTGGCAGATACACGGCCTAGAGAG TGGGACTTGCTACTGTTCTTGCTTCGGGGACTGGTGGATCGGGGTCTGATGGGAAGGGTGGAGATAGAAGGCTGCTTGAGGAGTCTCCACCAGGCTACCTGGCCTGAG GACTTCTCCGAGGAGCTAGCAACACTGTCTTGCCTATTTCTGGCTGAGCCACAGGTGCCAGGACCCCGCTTAAGAGCTTGTGAGTTGATGAGACCACCCCGTGGGACTGTACTAGCCCAGAGTTAA
- the CDAN1 gene encoding codanin-1 isoform X3: MAAVLEALLREEVTATATVRWLARGARGAEDAPGEAAALAPLEPLRKEFVPFLLNFLREQSSRALPQGPPTPAKTPGASAGRPGGSGAARGSGRGVRSQLFPASAEPPVASFGEPPLARRGGGGRKKGPVRERGGRGAGGPEEGGSGDSPPWGGGWKPRGSSSPSPSLSPAESLNLSNLEEFPPVGSVPSGPTGRMKPSRRINPTRVSTERSLSKPKTCFTSPPISQAPSSHPSALDNSPWGLDLPLGCSSLQEEREMLRKERFKLLHQPPTPTSSTLESSLPVPSRTGSLTPEPADPGKVSCQQRLELVAIVYSSCITENLVPSLFLELFFVLQLLTVRRMIGVEDDLGLSPGGPLKRPLFQNIHDCVFFAVQVLEHQFQVLSHLDKGTLKLLAENERLLCFSPTLQGRLRDAYEGSTAKVSLLLSPPAQAVSFQPETDNRANFSSDRAFHTFKKQRDVFYEVLREWEDRHEEPGWDFEKGLGNRIRSMMSQLSAASSHSHFVRLFQKQLLQMCQSPSGAGGMALGEAPDPDVLSMLGADKLGRLRRLQERLVAPQSSSGPCPPPSFPGWQGFFRDFILSASSFQFNQHLMDSLSLKIRELNDLALPQHEPSDEDGESDVDRQDERRQFASVLLSLRLLAKFLGFVAFLPYRSPEPPPTRELQDSALALRNQVPPVLDVLTLLQQGLQNHQAVLTIPWLVEFLSFVDHIAPLLDYYQSVFSLLLQLYRNLILSEESKRRMCFLNKLLLLAVLGWLFQIPTLPEDLFFLAENQSDTMEGATVALVQGLDMMPVVDQQLLYTCCPFIGELRKLLASWVSGSSGRSGGFVRKITPTSTTALGPQTPRTSQGLQAELAQAFFHNQPPSLRRTVEFVAERIGSNCIKHIKATFVADLVRQAESRLQEQLGEQEQEGGPPVQLLEALCDQICPEGTRALTQGREFCKKKGPEAVRVLLPEETSPAVLRSAEDIAVGLAMEKACAWLSANITALIRREVKAAMSRTFRAQGPDVTAQGERRGCSRA, translated from the exons ATGGCGGCCGTTTTGGAGGCGCTACTGCGGGAGGAGGTGACGGCGACGGCCACCGTGCGGTGGCTAGCGCGCGGAGCCCGAGGCGCGGAG gACGCTCCCGGGGAGGCGGCCGCTCTGGCGCCCCTCGAGCCGCTACGGAAGGAATTCGTGCCCTTCTTGCTGAACTTCCTGCGCGAGCAGAGCAGCCGCGCCCTCCCCCAGGGTCCCCCGACCCCGGCCAAAACTCCTGGGGCCTCAGCGGGGCGGCCAGGGGGCTCCGGGGCAGCGCGGGGAAGCGGCCGCGGGGTGCGAAGCCAACTCTTCCCGGCCTCGGCCGAGCCCCCAGTTGCCTCCTTCGGGGAGCCCCCGCTAGCCCGCCGAGGAGGGGGCGGGAGAAAGAAGGGGCCAGTCCGGGAAAGGGGGGGTCGCGGTGCGGGGGGACCTGAAGAGGGGGGGAGCGGAGACAGCCCGCCCTGGGGAGGGGGCTGGAAGCCCAGGGGCTCGAGCAGCCCCAGTCCCAGCCTCTCTCCTGCCGAATCCCTGAATCTCAGCAACCTGGAGGAGTTTCCCCCCGTGGGCTCCGTGCCTTCTGGCCCCACCGG CAGGATGAAACCTTCCCGGAGGATCAATCCAACGAGGGTGAGCACAGAGCGATCTCTCTCCAAGCCCAAGACCTGCTTCACCTCACCCCCAATCAGCCAGGCCCCAAGTTCCCATCCCTCAGCCTTGGACAATAGTCCTTGGGGCCTTGACCTTCCCCTAGGGTGCAGCAGTCTACAGGAGGAGCGGGAGATGCTTAGGAAGGAGCG ATTCAAGCTGCTACATCAGCCACCTACCCCAACCAGTTCTACCCTAGAATCTAGTCTTCCTGTTCCCAGTCGAACAGGGAGCCTTACACCAGAACCTGCAGACCCTGGCAAGGTTTCCTGTCAGCAGAGGTTGGAGTTAGTAGCCATTGTCTATTCATCCTGTATCACTG AAAATCTGGTCCCAAGTCTCTTCTTGGAGCTGTTTTTTGTTCTTCAACTGCTTACTGTCCGACGAATGATTGGTGTTGAAGATGACCTGGGACTCAGCCCTGGGG GTCCCCTCAAGAGGCCACTATTCCAGAATATCCATGACTGTGTGTTTTTTGCAGTACAGGTTTTGGAGCATCAGTTCCA GGTTCTCTCCCACCTGGACAAAGGGACATTGAAGCTGCTAGCTGAGAATGAGCGCCTGCTTTGCTTCTCTCCTACTTTGCAGGGCCGGCTCCGGGATGCCTATGAAGGCAGTACTGCTAAG GTCTCTCTGCTGCTATCACCCCCTGCCCAAGCTGTCTCCTTTCAGCCAGAAACGGACAACCGTGCAAACTTCTCTAGTGACCGGGCCTTTCATACTTTCAAGAAACAGAG GGATGTATTTTATGAGGTACTCCGGGAATGGGAAGATCGGCATGAAGAGCCTGGCTGGGATTTTGAGAAAGGCTTAGGCAATAGGATCAG ATCCATGATGAGTCAACTTTCTGCAGCCTCCAGTCACAGCCATTTTGTTCGACTTTTTCAGAAACAGCTTCTTCAG ATGTGTCAGAGCCCTTCAGGTGCTGGAGGAATGGCTTTGGGTGAAGCCCCTGACCCAGATGTATTAAGCATGCTAGGAGCTGACAAGCTGGGAAGGCTTCGCCGTCTGCAGGAGCGACTGGTGGCTCCTCAGAGTAGTAGTGGACCCTGTCCACCACCTAGCTTTCCTGGCTGGCAAGGCTTTTTCCGTGACTTCATCTTAAGTGCCAGCAG CTTTCAATTTAATCAGCACCTGATGGACAGTCTGAGTTTGAAGATCCGAGAACTAAATGATCTTGCCCTACCCCAGCATGAACCCAGTGATGAGGATGGGGAGTCTGATGTGGACCGGCAG GATGAAAGAAGGCAGTTTGCCTCAGTGTTATTGAGTCTTCGTCTTCTGGCCAAGTTCCTGGGCTTTGTGGCATTTCTTCCTTATCGGAGCCCTGAGCCACCCCCAACTCGTGAGCTACAAGACTCGGCCTTGGCCCTTAGGAACCAG GTGCCTCCTGTGCTGGATGTGCTAACTTTGCTGCAGCAGGGTTTACAGAACCACCAGGCTGTGCTCACCATACCCTGGTTGGTGGAGTTCCTCTCCTTTGTTGACCACATTGCTCCGTTACTGGACTATTACCAGAGTGTCTTTTCTCTCCTGCTTCAATTATACCG GAACCTGATCCTATCAGAAGAGAGTAAAAGAAGAATGTGTTTTTTGAACAAACTGCTACTCCTTGCTGTGCTGGGATGGCTTTTTCAG ATTCCTACGCTTCCAGAAGACTTGTTCTTTTTAGCAGAAAATCAGTCAGATACCATGGAAGGAGCTACAGTAGCTTTGGTGCAAGGTTTG GACATGATGCCTGTTGTGGATCAGCAACTTCTCTACACCTGCTGCCCCTTCATTG GAGAACTACGGAAGCTGCTCGCCTCTTGGGTGTCTGGTAGCAGTGGACGGAGCGGGGGCTTTGTTCGGAAAATTACCCCAACCTCAACTACTGCCCTAGGACCTCAGACCCCCAGAACATCCCAAGGACTTCAG GCAGAGTTAGCCCAAGCCTTCTTCCACAACCAACCGCCTTCTCTTCGAAGGACTGTGGAATTTGTTGcagaaagaattggatccaaTTGCATCAAACACATTAA GGCAACTTTTGTGGCAGACCTAGTACGGCAAGCAGAATCACGTTTGCAAGAGCAACTTGGGGAGCAAGAACAGGAAGGGGGACCCCCAGTCCAGCTTTTGGAGGCACTGTGTGACCAGATCTGCCCAGAGGGGACACGAGCATTGACCCAGGGGCGAGA ATTTTGCAAAAAGAAGGGCCCTGAGGCTGTGCGGGTGCTGCTGCCAGAGGAGACTTCCCCAGCC GTCCTGAGGAGTGCAGAGGATATTGCTGTAGGGCTCGCAATGGAGAAGGCCTGTGCTTGGTTATCAGCCAACATCACAG CTCTGATTCGCAGGGAGGTGAAAGCCGCCATGAGCAGAACATTCCGAGCGCAGGGTCCTGATGTAACTGCccagggggagaggaggggctgCTCCCGCGCCT GA